The following proteins come from a genomic window of Edaphobacter sp. 4G125:
- a CDS encoding DinB family protein: protein MKSTKARTDVQLKELFLETLKRDEAGTRKALERVPEGQNDWVPHEKSMKLGYLASLVASMPSWIETMINQDELDFAPVEPEKQFKPFEWTKTSELVALFDESLKKARAALESTTDEHLMTNWRLKAHGHLISEEPRYINIQHGMLTHWAHHRGQLTVYLRLKEALVPALYGPSADERF from the coding sequence AACTAAAAGAGCTTTTTCTGGAGACACTGAAGCGGGACGAAGCAGGAACAAGGAAGGCATTGGAGCGGGTTCCCGAGGGACAGAATGACTGGGTTCCGCATGAGAAGTCGATGAAGCTGGGCTATCTAGCATCGCTGGTGGCTTCGATGCCGAGTTGGATCGAGACGATGATTAATCAGGACGAGTTGGACTTCGCTCCTGTGGAACCGGAGAAGCAATTCAAGCCCTTTGAGTGGACCAAAACATCAGAGCTTGTTGCTCTGTTTGATGAGAGCTTGAAGAAGGCGCGTGCAGCTCTTGAGTCGACAACCGATGAACACCTGATGACGAACTGGAGACTAAAGGCCCACGGGCATCTGATCAGTGAAGAACCACGGTACATCAACATCCAGCATGGAATGCTGACGCACTGGGCACATCATCGTGGCCAGTTGACGGTATATCTGCGGCTGAAAGAGGCATTGGTGCCTGCGTTGTATGGGCCTTCTGCGGATGAGCGGTTTTAG